The Primulina tabacum isolate GXHZ01 chromosome 7, ASM2559414v2, whole genome shotgun sequence genome includes a window with the following:
- the LOC142551783 gene encoding uncharacterized protein LOC142551783, with protein MAQSLEQRSLTREQSIIAVNRKISSCLTEKGSPFQDTPEAKHKFSQPFHNRKSMLGSKVHNDDDELVMHMSNVPCFLQQVGKEKNIQEKALNFGVLDWKRLEKWKYNERMPVRIHKKTSSSSTGSICMGSGPPKMSPNLRRQPSSLGLDTDSRFGSPQRKQLPAQSPHLNPFKMERKDTCCREESFEGIRQPGNLEMPSQEFQGVQRSSVDRPQKFHHNVESYDSCWEPNLDKVKMKDMNRETIPERTLRKLRSSEQGKHRISLLSNDTINGQWKMSEKSMDDGANYTYMGSPAEMQNFLLVSKHFLKRTCSESFQFSEPRMSLDGKLSEAIGNRISNCFSPQEPGEFSEIVIPIPSGAKALITHEKTAKHSLLLEARKRPDAKLPTVKARHLSPTSRFIFGLGKMSRSSSFKVNSAVPGLSSTYTAVISGPVMEVTTGADSIDKDKANSSSKGRSSPLRRLLDPLLKKKESQPTNIVQPPNGTMATRGLCQDRKSEGLSSKGLLQLSLKNGLPFFKLVVENSSNNMLAAVVKKLPAFGKSDHSMVYTFYSIHEMRKKNMTWIQGSKSKRCNLGCNILGHMKISSTHLPKSRDKSSDVCAVRECVLYGVDKEQVDEEEPKFLPGKERAAVVLQNSCQKLNDRELNDNKKLYQDENTDSAVVILHGGVHGMPDKGAPSSLISRWRSGGSCDCGGWDVGCKLRVLTIHNKKGCKILESSLSCSTTDRVNPFVQGREQNSKPVFNLEAFSDGFYSLELDSSIPLLEAFATCVALLTSQKFSEILDTNIPGHILEAIIGSCKPNITTTTTTIPFSRQVPAKYATCRPSSPVGRI; from the exons ATGGCACAAAGCTTAGAGCAGAGAAGTTTAACGCGTGAACAATCTATAATTGCTGTTAATAGAAAGATTTCATCATGCTTGACTGAAAAAGGTTCACCTTTTCAAGACACACCGGAGGCCAAACATAAATTTAGTCAGCCGTTTCATAACCGAAAATCAATGCTTGGGAGTAAGGTGcataatgatgatgatgagctTGTCATGCACATGTCGAATGTGCCTTGCTTTCTGCAGCAAGTGGGGAAAGAGAAAAACATTCAAGAGAAGGCATTAAATTTTGGCGTTCTTGACTGGAAAAGGTTGGAGAAATGGAAGTACAACGAACGCATGCCTGTAAGAATTCACAAGAAAACATCATCATCTAGCACAGGCTCTATTTGTATGGGAAGTGGACCACCTAAAATGAGTCCCAATCTTAGAAGGCAACCCTCATCACTTGGTTTAGATACCGATTCACGTTTTGGTTCACCACAGAGAAAACAGCTTCCAGCACAAAGTCCTCATCTCAATCCATTCAAGATGGAAAGAAAAGACACATGTTGTAGGGAAGAGTCTTTTGAAGGCATCAGACAGCCAGGAAACCTGGAAATGCCTAGCCAAGAATTTCAAGGTGTCCAAAGGAGCTCTGTTGATAGGCCCCAAAAATTTCATCATAACGTAGAGAGTTATGACAGTTGTTGGGAACCAAATTTGGACAAAGTCAAGATGAAGGATATGAATAGAGAAACTATTCCCGAAAGGACACTTCGGAAACTTCGGTCCTCAGAGCAGGGAAAACATAGGATTTCACTCTTATCAAATGATACAATCAATGGTCAGTGGAAAATGAGTGAGAAGAGTATGGATGATGGAGCGAACTATACTTATATGGGTTCCCCTGCGGAGATGCAAAATTTTCTCTTAGTATCCAAACATTTTCTGAAGAGGACTTGCTCAGAAAGTTTTCAGTTTTCAGAACCAAGGATGTCTCTTGATGGAAAATTGTCTGAAGCAATAGGAAACAGAATTTCTAATTGCTTTTCTCCTCAGGAACCTGGAGAATTTTCTGAAATTGTCATCCCAATACCATCTGGAGCTAAAGCTTTGATAACACATGAAAAAACTGCAAAACATTCGCTTTTACTCGAGGCTCGAAAGAGACCAGATGCTAAGCTGCCTACTGTTAAAGCAAGACATCTGTCCCCTACTTCGCGGTTCATCTTTGGACTTGGAAAAATGAGCAGGAGTTCTAGTTTTAAGGTGAACTCTGCAGTTCCAGGACTGAGTTCTACGTATACTGCTGTCATATCTGGTCCGGTGATGGAAGTTACCACTGGTGCAGATAGCATTGATAAAGATAAGGCAAATTCAAGTAGTAAGGGTAGGTCAAGCCCTTTGAGGAGGTTGCTAGACCCATTGCTAAAGAAAAAAGAATCTCAACCTACCAATATTGTTCAGCCACCAAATGGAACTATGGCCACAAGGGGATTGTGTCAGGATAGAAAGTCCGAGGGGTTATCTTCTAAGGGTCTTCTGCAGCTCTCGTTGAAGAATGGCCTCCCTTTCTTTAAACTTGTAGTTGAGAATAGCAGCAACAACATGCTTGCTGCCGTCGTGAAGAAGTTGCCAGCATTTGGAAAGAGTGATCACAGCATGGTATATACATTCTATTCTATTCATGAGATGAGAAAAAAGAACATGACTTGGATTCAAGGATCGAAGAGTAAAAGATGTAACCTAGGATGTAATATTCTCGGCCACATGAAAATTTCAAGCACTCATCTTCCTAAATCACGTGATAAGAGTTCAGATGTATGTGCTGTGAGAGAATGCGTGCTATATGGTGTTGACAAAGAGCAGGTGGATGAGGAAGAACCTAAATTTTTACCTGGAAAAGAGAGGGCAGCTGTTGTTTTGCAAAACTCATGTCAAAAGCTTAACGACAGAGAGTTAAATGACAACAAAAAATTGTACCAAGATGAAAACACTGACAGTGCAGTAGTCATCCTTCATGGTGGTGTCCATGGAATGCCGGATAAAGGTGCACCATCTTCTTTAATTAGTCGGTGGAGATCTGGTGGATCTTGTGATTGTGGAGGGTGGGATGTTGGTTGCAAGCTACGAGTCCTTACGATCCACAACAAAAAAGGCTGCAAGATTCTCGAATCATCATTGTCTTGTTCCACCACGGATCGTGTCAATCCTTTTGTTCAG GGCAGAGAGCAAAACAGCAAACCTGTTTTCAACCTGGAAGCATTCAGCGATGGATTTTACTCACTTGAGTTGGATTCCTCAATTCCTTTGTTAGAGGCATTCGCTACATGTGTAGCACTGCTAACAAGCCAaaaattttctgaaattttagACACAAATATCCCGGGACACATTCTAGAAGCCATTATTGGAAGCTGTAAACCAAATATCACAACCACTACCACCACTATCCCATTCTCACGACAAGTCCCTGCAAAATATGCCACATGCCGCCCCTCTTCACCAGTTGGAAGAATCTAA